The following proteins are co-located in the Microbulbifer sp. VAAF005 genome:
- the rtcR gene encoding RNA repair transcriptional activator RtcR: MKTIAISILGTSKDRRGKGDKRWDKWRPNISMCQHDDLLIDRLELLFDNHSRSLADQVTEDIARVSPETEVVHHRVNFNDPWDFESVYSNLLDFARAYSFKPDDEQYLVHITTGTHVAQICLYLLTEAGYFPGRLLQTSPARKNSSLPGEYQIIDLDLSKYDQIASRFQREHQEGTTYLKGGIETNNLAFNQMIEQLEQVSIRSDAPILITGPTGAGKSQLAQRVFELRKQRGKLEGGLVAVNCATLRGENAMSALFGHRKGAYTGATTHRPGLLMEADKGLLFLDEIGELGLDEQAMLLRAIEHKRFMPFGSDKEVSSHFQLIAGTNRDLVQLCQEGKFRADLLARIDLWTYRLPSLRERIEDLEPNIDFELEAFSRKSGHLVSFNRAAREKYLSFGRSREASWSANFRDLNASILRMGTLADGGRITTQVVEEEIHRLRIKWQNPLTDSSLPLAHIEALLGPDQIEQMDYYEQIKLAGLIQVCEESNSMAEAGRKLFQVSRTSKKSNNDSHRVRQLLDKYGLKFDQLNKT; encoded by the coding sequence ATGAAGACAATCGCTATCAGTATTCTCGGTACCAGCAAGGACCGGCGCGGCAAAGGCGACAAGCGCTGGGATAAATGGCGCCCAAACATTTCCATGTGCCAGCACGATGACCTATTGATCGATAGGCTGGAGCTCCTTTTCGACAACCACTCGAGAAGCCTGGCTGACCAGGTCACAGAAGATATTGCGCGGGTCTCTCCAGAGACCGAAGTGGTCCACCACCGGGTGAACTTCAATGACCCTTGGGATTTCGAGAGCGTATATAGCAATCTGCTGGATTTCGCCCGCGCCTATAGCTTCAAGCCGGATGACGAGCAGTACCTGGTGCATATCACCACCGGTACCCATGTAGCTCAGATCTGCTTGTACCTGTTAACAGAGGCGGGGTATTTCCCCGGGCGTCTGCTGCAAACTTCCCCAGCGCGAAAGAACAGTAGCTTGCCGGGCGAGTACCAAATCATCGATTTGGATCTGTCCAAATACGACCAGATCGCCTCGCGCTTCCAGAGGGAACACCAGGAGGGCACCACCTATCTGAAGGGTGGAATCGAGACCAACAATCTCGCCTTTAACCAGATGATCGAGCAGCTGGAACAGGTCTCGATCCGCTCCGACGCCCCCATACTGATTACCGGCCCCACAGGGGCAGGTAAATCCCAGCTGGCCCAGCGTGTCTTTGAACTACGCAAGCAGCGGGGCAAGCTAGAGGGTGGCCTGGTAGCGGTTAACTGCGCCACCCTACGCGGCGAAAATGCCATGTCCGCCCTGTTCGGCCATCGTAAAGGCGCCTATACCGGTGCCACCACCCACCGGCCAGGCTTGCTTATGGAAGCAGATAAGGGCCTGCTGTTTCTCGATGAAATCGGTGAGTTGGGATTGGATGAGCAGGCCATGTTATTGCGTGCGATTGAGCACAAACGCTTTATGCCTTTCGGCTCTGATAAGGAAGTAAGCAGTCACTTCCAGCTGATCGCCGGTACCAACCGGGATCTGGTACAGCTCTGCCAAGAAGGTAAATTTCGCGCGGACCTGCTCGCCCGTATCGATCTATGGACCTACCGACTGCCCTCTCTACGAGAGCGTATTGAAGACCTGGAACCCAATATAGATTTTGAGCTGGAGGCTTTCTCCAGGAAATCCGGGCATCTTGTCAGCTTTAATAGAGCAGCACGGGAAAAGTACCTGAGTTTTGGGCGCTCCCGCGAGGCCAGCTGGTCTGCGAACTTTCGCGATCTTAACGCCAGTATCTTGCGTATGGGTACCCTCGCCGACGGTGGGCGTATCACGACTCAAGTGGTGGAAGAGGAAATCCATAGGCTGCGAATTAAATGGCAAAATCCACTAACAGATTCATCGCTACCTCTTGCCCACATTGAAGCACTGTTGGGCCCTGATCAGATCGAACAGATGGATTACTACGAGCAAATCAAACTTGCTGGGCTAATTCAAGTTTGTGAAGAATCCAACTCGATGGCCGAGGCCGGACGCAAATTATTTCAAGTGAGCCGCACCTCAAAAAAATCCAACAACGACTCACACCGGGTACGCCAACTTTTAGATAAATACGGTCTTAAATTCGACCAGCTGAATAAAACATAG
- a CDS encoding C13 family peptidase yields the protein MKYTYLTPFIFLLSACEPTQFAGGTALPDGSVYRGEMLNGLFHGWGQLEWPNGSHYRGDFQEGRMTGEGELTGSDGCSYKGEFLNGEPHGKGRYTCDENEWAGEFHEGELQSGTLNWDEGGRYHGEFLNFDPHGEGKLTAEDGSFYQGSFENGFLIQGSYSDSDGHRYTGNFEYGSYSGEGELTQPDGTIIRATFRYGEAEGEGVRISTDAEGNTVEESAYFSGGTYYPSEDAWRAQTDIPGAQVEARLYSESERLQSAIAALPSQRPGVRDIYTLLIGGDGTSPVFARELDWVAERLDEAFSIDQRMLRLSNGGGYGFPLATRTSIQESLNAIDQLMDPKEDLLLIHLVSHGARNGDFKIAEGEIPLNDFSLKDGQRLLNNINAQYQWIVVSACFSGQWVEALHSPNRVIFTSAAADRSSFGCSDDSERTWFSSALYGEALNQGVNNPEAWFEAAKLKVTEMEQEQGIKRSRHSLPQYSVGENFLMWWHGKKSIY from the coding sequence ATGAAATACACCTATTTAACGCCGTTTATTTTCTTACTCAGCGCCTGTGAGCCAACCCAGTTCGCGGGTGGTACCGCCTTGCCAGATGGCTCTGTTTACAGAGGCGAGATGCTTAACGGTCTGTTTCATGGATGGGGTCAGCTCGAATGGCCCAACGGAAGCCATTATCGTGGCGACTTTCAAGAAGGTCGCATGACAGGTGAAGGTGAGTTAACTGGAAGTGATGGCTGTAGCTATAAAGGGGAATTCCTCAATGGAGAACCCCACGGCAAAGGCCGCTATACCTGCGATGAAAATGAATGGGCGGGAGAATTCCATGAAGGGGAGCTGCAAAGCGGTACTTTAAATTGGGATGAAGGTGGGCGTTATCATGGTGAGTTTTTAAACTTTGATCCCCACGGCGAAGGCAAACTCACTGCAGAAGATGGCAGCTTTTATCAGGGCAGCTTTGAAAACGGTTTTTTAATACAAGGTAGCTATTCGGATAGCGATGGTCATCGTTATACCGGCAATTTCGAATACGGCTCCTATTCCGGCGAAGGTGAACTCACACAGCCCGACGGTACGATTATCCGTGCTACTTTCCGCTATGGAGAAGCAGAAGGAGAAGGCGTACGAATAAGTACGGATGCTGAAGGAAACACTGTCGAGGAGTCTGCCTATTTCTCCGGTGGTACCTATTATCCCAGCGAAGACGCCTGGCGCGCACAGACAGATATTCCCGGTGCCCAAGTAGAAGCCAGGCTCTACAGCGAGAGTGAGCGCTTACAAAGTGCCATAGCCGCCCTCCCCTCACAACGGCCCGGCGTACGCGATATTTACACCCTACTGATAGGTGGTGACGGTACCTCTCCAGTATTTGCCAGGGAGCTGGACTGGGTGGCAGAGCGCCTCGATGAAGCCTTTAGCATTGACCAACGTATGCTACGCCTCAGTAACGGCGGCGGATACGGTTTCCCCCTGGCTACCCGCACCAGTATCCAGGAAAGCCTTAATGCAATTGATCAGTTAATGGACCCCAAAGAAGATTTACTTCTCATACACCTGGTCAGCCATGGTGCTCGAAATGGAGATTTCAAAATTGCCGAGGGGGAGATTCCCCTAAATGATTTCTCACTGAAAGATGGGCAACGATTGCTGAACAATATTAACGCCCAGTACCAGTGGATCGTTGTTTCAGCCTGCTTTTCCGGTCAATGGGTAGAAGCCCTACATAGCCCCAATCGGGTCATCTTTACTTCGGCCGCTGCGGATCGCAGCTCCTTTGGATGTAGCGATGATTCCGAGCGCACCTGGTTTAGTTCCGCGCTTTACGGTGAAGCCCTCAATCAGGGAGTGAATAATCCTGAGGCATGGTTTGAAGCCGCTAAGTTAAAAGTAACCGAGATGGAACAGGAACAGGGGATTAAAAGAAGCCGCCACTCCCTGCCCCAATATTCAGTGGGAGAGAATTTCCTAATGTGGTGGCATGGAAAAAAATCGATTTATTAA
- a CDS encoding TSUP family transporter — protein sequence MLASLSVELLFVLFFVAVIAGLLDTLAGGGGLITVPALILSGVPPLAALGTNKLQGSIGTATATYMMLKNNKISWNGIKNLMLFAFIGAAMGTIAVQFINTDVLSFIIPAVLLFIAIYFIVSPSLTHSSTKPKVSRKKYQYGVIPFIGYYDGMFGPGTGSFFALSGVACRGQDLLTSTANAKPLNFSTNIASLIVFLFAGQILWVAGILMMIGQVIGAWLGSHFLFKINPGYLRGLVVLMCGGMLIKYIHSMGWIDYIF from the coding sequence GTGTTAGCTAGCCTCTCTGTAGAATTATTGTTTGTTTTGTTTTTCGTTGCCGTTATTGCGGGCCTACTTGATACACTAGCAGGTGGGGGCGGCCTGATAACTGTACCGGCCCTTATTCTTAGTGGCGTCCCGCCACTAGCTGCCTTGGGTACCAATAAATTACAAGGCAGTATTGGTACTGCAACTGCTACCTACATGATGCTTAAAAACAACAAGATCAGTTGGAATGGAATCAAAAATCTAATGCTATTTGCCTTTATTGGTGCAGCCATGGGCACAATAGCAGTACAGTTCATCAATACTGATGTTTTGTCATTTATTATCCCTGCTGTTCTTTTATTTATCGCTATTTATTTTATAGTTTCTCCGTCCCTTACTCACAGTAGTACTAAACCCAAGGTCTCAAGAAAGAAATACCAATATGGCGTAATCCCATTTATTGGTTACTATGATGGTATGTTTGGCCCCGGAACTGGATCATTTTTTGCCTTATCAGGCGTTGCCTGTAGGGGACAGGATTTACTAACCTCCACAGCCAATGCAAAACCTCTCAATTTTTCCACTAATATCGCATCTTTAATCGTATTCTTATTTGCCGGTCAAATTTTATGGGTTGCGGGAATCTTAATGATGATTGGACAAGTTATAGGTGCCTGGCTGGGATCTCATTTTCTATTTAAAATTAATCCTGGTTATTTACGGGGATTGGTAGTTCTTATGTGTGGTGGAATGTTAATAAAATATATCCACTCTATGGGATGGATAGATTATATTTTCTGA
- a CDS encoding glycosyltransferase — protein MISIVVISKSSGVYLNTCLQSIIRQQYKDIEILVLHFCENDECSRINNFTGSMPRIRSIYIPSTSQIDDQLIFEFGVKNTFGEYVGFIDEGDCWYPTLIPKLQSIVNRENPDIVFFSHNKPLQKFSESIGDKSRFVLKINSINVRRFYRRDFVCGNKVSEFILGSCVNGHSLHWITTIKAKSILILPEIGSYSLVNVDEKESDLMVRRLVNQYHFVFDYLTKNASDADYKNDLLGCWLLYLIELRPLYGDKNVISLLTKSKLIEKYTEREFNEALGALKLDRDKQSLVREWYSDCSKMDKYLNLFYRLLPSKLSIYIRKNGFRYSMSRGFQNTYYRLPDWVKPLIKFTRKRAKRRVSNDELLERLEYLIKQSRFEQYMSIINEDFESKLSNQITEIKKELMELKKEVH, from the coding sequence ATGATTTCGATTGTCGTTATTTCAAAGTCTAGCGGTGTCTATCTCAATACCTGTCTGCAGAGTATTATTCGACAGCAATACAAGGATATAGAGATTCTTGTTCTTCATTTTTGCGAAAATGATGAGTGCAGTCGGATTAATAATTTTACAGGTTCAATGCCCAGAATTCGAAGTATTTATATTCCGAGTACTTCACAGATTGATGACCAGCTAATTTTTGAATTTGGAGTAAAAAATACTTTTGGAGAGTATGTTGGATTTATCGATGAGGGAGATTGTTGGTACCCTACATTGATCCCCAAATTACAGAGTATAGTCAATAGAGAGAATCCGGATATAGTATTTTTTAGCCATAATAAACCCCTACAAAAATTTTCAGAATCTATTGGCGATAAATCCAGGTTTGTTTTAAAAATAAATTCTATAAATGTCAGGAGGTTTTATCGCAGGGACTTTGTTTGTGGAAATAAAGTATCCGAATTTATTTTGGGTTCCTGCGTTAATGGTCACTCTCTACATTGGATAACAACCATCAAGGCTAAATCAATATTAATTTTGCCAGAAATTGGGTCGTATAGTTTAGTCAATGTGGATGAAAAGGAAAGTGATCTAATGGTTCGGCGATTGGTGAATCAATACCATTTTGTATTTGACTACTTAACAAAAAATGCTAGTGATGCGGATTATAAGAATGATCTTCTGGGATGTTGGTTGCTGTATTTGATAGAATTACGACCGCTTTATGGTGATAAAAATGTAATTTCTCTATTAACCAAGTCAAAATTAATCGAAAAATATACAGAAAGAGAATTTAATGAAGCTTTAGGCGCTCTGAAGTTAGATAGAGATAAGCAGAGTTTGGTGAGAGAGTGGTATTCCGACTGCAGTAAGATGGATAAATATTTAAATCTATTTTATAGGTTACTACCATCAAAGCTATCTATCTATATACGGAAAAATGGTTTTAGATACTCCATGAGCAGAGGTTTTCAAAATACTTATTATCGACTGCCTGACTGGGTAAAGCCACTGATAAAATTTACCAGGAAACGAGCCAAGAGAAGAGTTTCCAATGATGAATTGCTAGAAAGATTAGAATATCTAATAAAACAGAGTCGGTTTGAGCAGTATATGTCGATAATCAATGAGGATTTTGAGAGCAAGCTATCGAATCAAATCACCGAGATCAAGAAGGAGTTGATGGAGCTTAAAAAAGAAGTTCATTAA
- a CDS encoding glycosyltransferase family 2 protein — protein MPNSKVGVVIPTYNEENNIVNTLNSIVHNNTTDVKIYLSDDNSSDTTAGLAADFLQKNRISYKIILNDGNNGAGYCRNSALDQIAEPLTLFFDADDLILPNMLDRAVSIATKVNSDVLLMAYKCRFPGSTINLGMAGDDNSIFYRALRAFVNRTFSTFDLDSILCLTPFPWNRLIKTSYAKRVSLRFSQTPVHNDVLAHWNLLTNAKDIALFESPFCIHHVDSTGDRLSNISDARRISVLQVFDEIEDFFNENINLRDRFYHLYVKSKLALFNWCWRNLDEEYRGSFLSQFTRSFLSLSNADLRMLFDKDPDTANSVLDYRTSVVCA, from the coding sequence ATGCCTAACAGTAAAGTTGGGGTGGTGATACCAACATACAATGAAGAAAATAATATTGTTAATACGTTGAACTCTATTGTTCATAATAATACGACTGATGTAAAAATTTACTTATCTGACGATAATTCCTCAGATACCACGGCTGGGTTGGCCGCTGATTTTCTTCAGAAAAATAGAATCTCATATAAAATTATTTTAAACGATGGTAACAATGGGGCAGGCTATTGTAGGAATAGCGCTCTCGATCAAATAGCTGAACCGCTGACTTTATTTTTTGATGCCGATGATCTAATCCTCCCAAATATGTTGGATAGAGCTGTTTCAATTGCTACAAAAGTTAACAGTGATGTTTTGTTGATGGCCTATAAGTGTAGATTTCCCGGAAGCACTATTAATCTCGGTATGGCAGGTGATGACAATTCCATTTTCTACAGGGCGCTTAGAGCCTTTGTTAACAGGACTTTCTCCACTTTTGATCTTGATAGCATTCTATGTTTAACACCCTTCCCTTGGAATAGATTGATTAAAACCAGTTATGCAAAAAGGGTTTCCCTTAGGTTTTCACAAACGCCTGTACATAATGATGTGTTAGCACATTGGAATTTGCTCACAAATGCTAAAGATATTGCATTATTTGAATCCCCTTTTTGTATTCATCATGTCGATTCCACAGGAGATAGGCTGTCAAATATTTCAGATGCACGGCGTATATCTGTATTACAGGTTTTTGATGAGATTGAAGATTTCTTTAATGAGAATATTAATCTTAGAGATAGATTTTACCACTTGTATGTCAAAAGCAAGTTAGCATTGTTTAACTGGTGCTGGCGTAATCTTGACGAAGAGTATAGGGGGAGCTTTCTATCTCAGTTTACAAGATCTTTTCTATCATTGAGTAATGCGGATTTGAGAATGCTCTTTGACAAAGATCCAGATACTGCTAATTCTGTATTAGATTACCGAACTTCAGTGGTATGCGCATGA
- a CDS encoding DUF5700 domain-containing putative Zn-dependent protease, with the protein MLKQCKEGVGDYSPKDISFDTNIFMVVGGTSDGWAKDDNFYIALQYFKGDYEGLLTLSTHELYHVVQSNFYGKGENPDSNCEKILNQTRLEGIASIVGSPLNVTDGKEYTEWFKKKFKRNLQRIDSNFVLFEIMLFRACIDSSLDFDKIYHLGFSAVWDSPLYFVGFYIGNRIEELKGRDYLVSLLQESPSAMFKAYIKLYKDEKNKDLIKFDKPIEDIILAI; encoded by the coding sequence ATACTTAAACAGTGTAAAGAGGGGGTTGGTGATTATTCTCCTAAAGATATTTCCTTTGATACCAATATTTTTATGGTAGTCGGGGGAACTTCTGACGGTTGGGCCAAAGATGATAACTTTTATATTGCGCTGCAGTATTTTAAAGGAGATTATGAAGGTTTACTGACACTTTCAACACATGAGTTATATCATGTTGTTCAGTCCAATTTTTATGGAAAGGGAGAAAATCCAGACTCTAATTGTGAGAAAATCTTAAATCAAACCCGTCTGGAGGGTATAGCCTCTATTGTGGGTTCTCCATTAAATGTTACAGACGGAAAAGAGTACACAGAATGGTTTAAGAAAAAATTTAAAAGAAATTTGCAGCGAATAGATAGTAACTTTGTTTTATTTGAAATAATGCTTTTTCGTGCATGCATTGACTCAAGTTTAGACTTTGACAAAATCTATCATTTGGGTTTTTCTGCAGTATGGGATAGTCCGTTGTATTTTGTAGGTTTCTATATCGGTAATAGAATCGAAGAGTTAAAGGGTAGGGATTATCTGGTTTCACTTTTGCAGGAATCACCTTCAGCTATGTTTAAAGCTTATATCAAGCTATATAAAGATGAGAAAAATAAAGATTTAATAAAATTTGATAAACCGATTGAAGATATTATTCTTGCCATATAG
- a CDS encoding DUF885 domain-containing protein has protein sequence MKSKRSFTDYLKSLAGAMITASLMVPSAWAATATEELQSVIADHWQFTLRENPITAGRVGVSAYNHKLPGVTAEDRQRRIEAEQAFIGRLEAIDQSKLSASDRVNSELLSWVLASSVEEKELFLDRIPLNTFSSFYASALEANSGLGMRDVADYEAYIARIGEFGRYFDENIANMREGIRTGFVLPKIVVEGIAPTVRAQVYKDPSKSSLYKPFAEMPQTIAPDEQKRLRAQGLTAIEQVAIPAFGRVADFLERDYLKAASKTLGAEQMPGGSDYYRHNIRYYVTLDLDPAEIHRTGLAEVKRIRAEMKALIKESGFKGSFSEFTQFLRTDPQFYAKTPEQLLKETAYIAKRIDYVLPEFFNLLPRTPYGVVPVPSEIAPNYTTASYNPAAVGGTRGGAYWLNTHGLDQRPLYELPALSLHEAVPGHHLQNALSQELENVPDFRRNLYLSAYGEGWALYSERLGKEMGLYTTPYEHFGRLSYEMWRAARLVIDTGIHSHGWTRQQALNFLSNNTSLSPANVRAEVDRYISWPGQALSYKMGEIKIRQLRALAEKELGDKFDLRSFHDALLSNGALPLSMLEEQMQRFIEEQKSA, from the coding sequence GTGAAATCCAAGAGATCCTTTACTGATTATCTGAAGTCACTGGCGGGAGCGATGATTACCGCCAGTTTAATGGTGCCCTCAGCCTGGGCTGCAACTGCTACCGAAGAGCTTCAGAGTGTTATTGCCGATCACTGGCAGTTCACCCTTAGAGAGAACCCGATTACTGCGGGCCGGGTTGGGGTTTCCGCTTATAACCACAAGCTGCCAGGCGTTACTGCCGAGGACCGCCAGCGTCGTATTGAGGCAGAGCAGGCTTTTATAGGGCGTCTGGAAGCGATTGACCAAAGTAAGCTGAGTGCCTCAGATCGAGTGAACAGTGAACTGCTCTCTTGGGTCTTGGCCAGCTCCGTTGAAGAAAAAGAGCTGTTCCTTGATCGAATTCCCCTGAACACCTTCTCGAGCTTCTACGCTAGTGCACTGGAGGCAAATAGTGGTTTGGGGATGAGGGATGTCGCTGACTACGAAGCCTATATCGCCCGTATTGGTGAGTTTGGTCGCTATTTCGATGAGAATATTGCCAACATGCGCGAGGGAATTCGCACAGGCTTTGTGCTGCCCAAAATCGTTGTTGAAGGTATAGCACCAACTGTACGCGCCCAGGTATACAAAGATCCCAGCAAGAGCAGTTTGTACAAACCTTTTGCTGAAATGCCGCAAACCATAGCTCCCGATGAACAAAAGCGCTTGCGTGCGCAGGGCCTTACCGCGATTGAGCAAGTGGCGATCCCCGCATTTGGACGGGTGGCGGATTTCCTTGAGCGTGACTACCTGAAGGCTGCCAGTAAGACCCTGGGTGCTGAGCAGATGCCCGGTGGCAGTGACTACTATCGTCACAACATCCGCTACTACGTGACTCTGGATCTGGACCCCGCAGAGATCCATCGCACAGGACTTGCTGAGGTGAAGAGAATCCGCGCGGAAATGAAAGCTCTGATTAAGGAGTCAGGCTTTAAAGGAAGTTTTTCTGAGTTTACTCAATTCCTGCGTACAGATCCGCAGTTCTATGCCAAAACACCGGAACAGCTGCTCAAGGAAACGGCCTATATTGCCAAACGTATTGACTACGTACTGCCGGAGTTCTTTAACCTGTTACCACGTACGCCCTATGGCGTGGTACCGGTGCCTAGTGAAATAGCACCCAACTACACCACAGCTTCTTATAACCCAGCCGCCGTTGGCGGCACCCGTGGCGGTGCCTATTGGCTGAATACTCATGGGTTGGACCAGCGACCCCTGTATGAGCTACCAGCTCTCAGCCTGCATGAAGCTGTACCTGGCCACCACTTACAGAATGCTCTCTCGCAAGAGCTTGAGAATGTACCGGACTTTCGTCGCAACCTTTACCTTAGCGCTTATGGAGAGGGCTGGGCACTTTATTCAGAGCGACTGGGTAAAGAGATGGGGCTGTACACCACTCCTTACGAGCACTTTGGGCGACTCAGCTATGAAATGTGGCGTGCCGCTCGCTTGGTGATCGATACCGGTATTCACTCTCACGGCTGGACACGGCAGCAGGCACTGAACTTCTTATCTAATAACACCTCGCTGTCCCCAGCAAATGTACGCGCAGAAGTAGATCGCTACATATCCTGGCCGGGGCAGGCGCTATCTTACAAGATGGGGGAAATCAAAATTCGCCAGCTGCGAGCTCTTGCGGAAAAGGAGCTTGGCGATAAGTTTGATTTGCGATCGTTTCACGATGCACTGTTAAGTAATGGTGCTTTGCCTCTTTCGATGCTGGAAGAGCAGATGCAGCGCTTTATTGAAGAACAGAAGTCTGCCTAA
- a CDS encoding YopT-type cysteine protease domain-containing protein, producing the protein MPIWFDKTVLSITGTRVAPVQRSVQQYGGTLLYNFSQCLNPVKGLITIHKDTSAGICESLSVHWIKHHAKEGSLWNWLFPNGTLSEQHLFHVMTLHQIGGNAVNQDRVSESWLRSNNILRVHTNDSVVNRGANAPDRIQAFHGDFYGRGKTTRQNPANLVNEILRKPPKGVGTYKKIGIEGKMGGHAMAAWVAEDVAFFDPNFGEFWFPTTDEFRNWFINSFWSKSMYSLGLSEKYDVFCYSHAA; encoded by the coding sequence ATGCCAATTTGGTTTGATAAAACAGTACTTTCAATTACTGGAACAAGAGTTGCTCCTGTTCAGAGATCGGTGCAACAGTATGGTGGCACGCTCCTGTACAATTTCAGTCAGTGTTTAAATCCGGTGAAGGGACTGATCACTATACATAAAGATACCTCTGCCGGAATTTGTGAATCTCTTTCTGTACACTGGATAAAGCATCACGCAAAGGAAGGCAGCCTTTGGAATTGGCTTTTCCCCAATGGCACACTGAGTGAACAGCATCTTTTTCACGTAATGACTTTGCACCAGATTGGTGGAAATGCCGTTAATCAGGATAGGGTCTCTGAGTCATGGCTCCGATCCAATAATATTCTAAGAGTACACACAAATGACAGCGTCGTGAATCGTGGAGCAAATGCCCCGGATCGAATCCAGGCTTTTCATGGCGACTTTTATGGGAGAGGAAAAACGACACGGCAGAATCCGGCCAATCTGGTTAATGAAATTCTGAGAAAGCCGCCTAAAGGTGTGGGTACCTATAAGAAGATCGGCATTGAAGGAAAAATGGGAGGTCATGCTATGGCGGCCTGGGTTGCAGAGGATGTAGCGTTTTTCGATCCAAATTTTGGTGAATTTTGGTTCCCAACCACGGACGAATTCCGCAACTGGTTTATCAACTCATTTTGGAGTAAATCGATGTACTCCCTCGGACTGAGTGAAAAATACGATGTGTTCTGTTATTCCCATGCTGCTTAA
- a CDS encoding fumarylacetoacetate hydrolase family protein — protein MKLASLKSGRDGQLVVVSDDLTRMVPAGDIAPTMQSALDNWASVSSKLEKLHERLQNGEIQGEAFDQTLCASPLPRAYHWADGSAYVNHVELVRKARGAEVPESFYSDPLMYQGGSDTFLAPREPVKMPQSNGFGIDFEAEIAVITDDVPMGVSAEDALSHIKLVMLVNDVSLRGLIPAELAKGFGFYQSKPSSAFSPVCVTPEQLGENWSEGKLHLPLVSHLNGEKFGEPNAGVDMTFHFGQLVAHAARTRPLCAGTIIGSGTVSNKLDGGPGKPVAEGGVGYSCIAEIRMIETIQKGSASTPFMDFGNTIAIEMLDGEGQSIFGRIEQTVEQI, from the coding sequence GTGAAGTTAGCCAGCCTTAAATCCGGCCGCGATGGCCAATTGGTTGTTGTTAGCGACGATCTTACCCGTATGGTGCCAGCTGGCGATATTGCCCCCACCATGCAGAGTGCGTTGGACAATTGGGCATCTGTCAGCAGCAAGTTGGAGAAGCTACATGAGCGCCTGCAGAATGGTGAGATTCAAGGGGAAGCCTTTGACCAAACTCTGTGTGCTTCACCTTTACCGCGCGCATATCACTGGGCCGACGGTAGTGCTTACGTGAATCATGTTGAGCTGGTGCGCAAAGCCCGCGGTGCCGAGGTGCCGGAGAGCTTCTACAGTGATCCGCTCATGTATCAAGGTGGTTCCGATACCTTCCTGGCCCCGCGCGAGCCGGTAAAAATGCCGCAAAGCAATGGCTTTGGCATCGACTTCGAGGCAGAAATCGCCGTGATTACCGATGATGTCCCTATGGGGGTGTCCGCTGAGGATGCACTGTCCCATATCAAGTTGGTAATGTTGGTCAATGATGTATCCCTGCGCGGTTTGATACCTGCAGAACTGGCCAAAGGATTTGGTTTCTACCAGTCCAAACCCTCTAGTGCTTTCTCCCCTGTTTGCGTAACCCCTGAACAACTGGGTGAAAACTGGAGCGAGGGTAAATTGCATCTGCCACTGGTTTCCCATCTGAATGGTGAGAAGTTTGGCGAGCCCAATGCCGGTGTGGATATGACCTTCCACTTCGGGCAACTGGTCGCCCATGCGGCCAGAACTCGTCCACTTTGTGCAGGCACTATTATTGGCTCTGGAACCGTGTCCAATAAGTTGGATGGCGGCCCCGGTAAGCCTGTAGCAGAAGGCGGTGTTGGTTACAGCTGTATTGCTGAGATTCGCATGATTGAGACCATCCAAAAGGGTTCAGCGAGCACACCGTTTATGGACTTTGGCAATACCATCGCTATTGAGATGTTGGATGGTGAGGGCCAATCTATTTTTGGGCGTATTGAGCAGACGGTAGAGCAGATTTAA